From a region of the Hymenobacter jejuensis genome:
- the rnc gene encoding ribonuclease III: protein MPKPGQPLPLFGFFRRLLGQDRAFRQAIATVTGSTPDNIRLYHLAFTHSSVVRQQGDTARHQSNERLEFLGDAVLGAVVAEYLFRKFPYEQEGFLTEMRSRIVNRESLNQLALKLGLDKLVQLDPGQGRAARSRSVNGNALEALVGAIYLDQGYKSARKFVLGRLIKPFVDVKSLTLTTTNFKSKLIEWAQREGKSLRYDISGQPRPGGVMEFSATVLLDNEAVAMGMGLSKKQAEQTAAERALEALGI from the coding sequence ATGCCAAAGCCCGGTCAGCCACTTCCGCTGTTCGGTTTCTTCCGGCGGCTGCTGGGGCAAGACCGGGCTTTTCGGCAAGCTATTGCCACCGTCACGGGCAGCACACCCGATAATATTCGCCTCTACCATTTAGCATTCACGCACTCGTCAGTAGTGCGTCAACAGGGCGATACTGCGCGGCATCAGTCCAACGAACGCTTGGAATTCCTCGGCGATGCCGTACTGGGCGCGGTGGTAGCAGAATATTTATTCCGCAAATTCCCGTACGAGCAAGAAGGTTTCCTGACCGAAATGCGCTCTCGTATTGTTAATCGCGAGAGCCTCAATCAGTTAGCTTTGAAGTTGGGCTTGGATAAACTGGTGCAGCTAGATCCAGGTCAAGGCCGCGCGGCGCGTTCGCGCTCGGTCAATGGCAATGCTTTAGAGGCGCTAGTCGGCGCCATTTACCTCGATCAAGGCTATAAATCGGCGCGAAAATTCGTGCTCGGCAGGCTGATCAAGCCGTTTGTTGACGTAAAGTCTCTGACGCTGACTACCACCAACTTCAAAAGTAAGCTTATCGAATGGGCGCAGCGTGAGGGGAAATCCCTGCGCTACGATATTTCGGGACAACCACGGCCAGGTGGGGTGATGGAGTTTTCGGCAACCGTTCTCCTCGACAACGAAGCCGTGGCAATGGGCATGGGCTTATCAAAGAAACAAGCCGAGCAAACCGCCGCCGAACGAGCCCTCGAAGCACTAGGTATTTAA
- the pyk gene encoding pyruvate kinase, with protein MESLPHFNKTKIVATVGPASNTYDRLSTLVREGVDVFRLNFSHGSYEDHLQVINAVRRLNKDLRTHVGLLQDLQGPKIRLGEVEGGAVEIKPGDIIKMVCGEKEISTATRLSTIYLGLARDVKPGDAILIDDGKIELRVLSTDRETEVEAEVIYGGTVKPRKGINLPSSEVSAPAMTEKDIADLQFGLENDVEWVALSFARRAEDIRFIKKIIAESGKETRVVAKIETPEGLKNIDEIIALTDAIMVARGDLGVEIKAEEVPMAQKLIIEKCNRAGKPVIVATQMMESMITSPRPTRAETNDVANAVLDGADAVMLSAETAVGSYPTEVIRSMVATIRSVETVREDVYNRRFPIDPASDSFMVDSVLSAACSLARDTNAKVITGMTHRGYTAFQLSKYRPKANIFIFTDNRQLLNTLSLVWGVRGFYYDRFVSTDNTVSDLKYVLTTTGNLQKGDVFINTASMPINEKGKANMVKVSVA; from the coding sequence ATGGAATCTCTTCCTCATTTCAATAAAACTAAAATCGTAGCTACGGTCGGGCCCGCTTCAAATACCTATGACCGACTTTCTACCTTGGTTCGGGAAGGCGTGGACGTATTCCGGCTCAATTTTTCGCACGGTTCTTATGAAGATCACCTGCAGGTGATCAATGCGGTTCGCCGTCTTAACAAGGATTTGCGCACCCACGTGGGCTTGCTGCAAGACCTGCAAGGACCCAAAATCCGGTTGGGCGAAGTAGAAGGCGGCGCTGTCGAAATCAAGCCCGGCGACATCATCAAAATGGTGTGCGGCGAGAAAGAGATTAGCACAGCAACCCGCCTGAGCACCATCTACTTGGGCTTGGCCCGCGACGTAAAGCCCGGCGATGCTATTTTGATTGACGATGGCAAAATCGAGTTGCGCGTGCTCAGCACCGACCGCGAAACGGAAGTGGAGGCGGAAGTCATTTACGGCGGCACGGTAAAGCCGCGCAAAGGCATCAACCTGCCCAGCTCGGAAGTATCGGCACCGGCCATGACCGAGAAAGACATTGCCGACTTGCAATTTGGCCTTGAAAACGACGTGGAATGGGTAGCACTATCTTTTGCCCGCCGGGCCGAAGACATTCGCTTTATTAAAAAAATCATTGCCGAAAGCGGCAAGGAAACCCGGGTTGTGGCGAAAATCGAAACGCCCGAAGGCCTGAAAAACATTGACGAAATCATCGCCCTCACCGACGCAATCATGGTAGCGCGCGGCGACTTAGGCGTTGAGATCAAGGCCGAAGAAGTGCCGATGGCCCAGAAGCTTATCATCGAAAAATGTAACCGCGCTGGCAAGCCGGTAATTGTGGCCACGCAGATGATGGAAAGCATGATCACGAGCCCACGCCCCACCCGCGCCGAAACCAACGACGTGGCCAACGCCGTGCTCGACGGTGCCGATGCGGTGATGCTTTCAGCCGAAACTGCTGTTGGCTCCTACCCCACCGAAGTGATCCGCTCGATGGTAGCTACCATCCGCAGCGTGGAAACGGTGCGGGAAGACGTCTACAACCGACGCTTCCCCATCGACCCAGCCTCCGACTCGTTCATGGTCGACAGCGTACTGTCAGCAGCCTGTTCGCTGGCCCGCGACACCAATGCAAAAGTCATCACGGGCATGACGCACCGCGGCTATACGGCCTTCCAGCTTTCGAAGTATCGCCCGAAAGCCAACATCTTCATCTTCACAGACAACCGCCAGCTTCTCAACACGTTGAGCCTAGTATGGGGCGTGCGAGGATTCTACTACGACCGCTTCGTGAGTACCGATAACACCGTTTCGGACTTGAAGTATGTGCTGACCACGACCGGCAATTTGCAAAAGGGGGACGTATTCATCAACACAGCTTCGATGCCCATCAACGAGAAAGGCAAAGCCAATATGGTAAAAGTAAGTGTTGCATAA
- a CDS encoding RNA polymerase sigma factor, producing the protein MEVNNQEIQKQFSAKAKHDFKLIRAAVEQGDEKAYAELMQIYKKPVYHVVLKMVRNPDDAEDLTIEAFAKAFRNLHKFNPEYAFSTWLFRIATNNCIDFIRKNKIKTMSIDSAIKIDNGDEITIDFRDQNLNPQESAIKNQKIEIMQHVVSRLPDKYQRLVTLRYFDELSYEEIAQELKAPLGTVKAQLHRARELLYDMVKNKKHII; encoded by the coding sequence ATGGAAGTAAACAATCAGGAAATTCAAAAACAGTTTTCTGCCAAAGCCAAGCATGATTTCAAGCTGATTCGGGCAGCTGTGGAACAAGGCGATGAAAAAGCCTATGCCGAGCTGATGCAGATCTACAAAAAGCCGGTATACCACGTGGTCCTCAAGATGGTCCGCAACCCCGACGACGCCGAAGATCTCACGATCGAAGCCTTTGCCAAGGCCTTCCGTAACCTGCACAAATTCAACCCCGAATACGCATTTAGCACGTGGCTTTTCCGCATTGCCACCAACAACTGCATCGATTTTATCCGCAAGAATAAAATCAAAACCATGTCGATTGATTCGGCCATCAAAATCGACAACGGCGACGAGATCACCATTGATTTCCGCGATCAAAACTTGAACCCGCAGGAGTCAGCCATCAAAAATCAGAAAATCGAAATCATGCAGCACGTGGTATCGCGGCTGCCCGACAAATACCAGCGCCTCGTCACGCTGCGCTACTTCGATGAGTTGAGCTACGAAGAAATTGCGCAGGAGCTAAAAGCGCCGCTCGGTACCGTGAAAGCCCAACTGCACCGCGCCCGCGAGTTGCTCTATGACATGGTGAAGAACAAAAAGCATATTATATAA
- the nadE gene encoding NAD(+) synthase — protein MRIAGAALNQIPIDWKHNLRTICEAIEQAKAAGVDLLCLPELCLTGYGCEDLFLHDWLSAEALEYLQQIRSCTQGILVCVGLPIRLAGRTYNTSCVLRDGEILGFAAKQFLANDGVHYEPRWFTSWRAGETGIVSWQGQEWPIGDLVFEHKGVRFGFEICEDAWRPDNERPACRLMGRVDLIVNPSASHFAMSKTDVRYNLVLNASRNFRCTYLYANLLGNEAGRMIYDGEILVARNGHLLTRNQLLSFKEVDVECVDVDFSTEQPVAESIVPLPTPDEYRELNQALSLALFDYMRKSRSRGFVLSLSGGADSCMCAVAVAEMVRLGVAELGVEEFKRRSGCFSAVEKVVAQVGAGGPAPQQVETAPATEEDPTDNLQLVRRLLTCAYQGTVNSSDDTQQSAKELADSLGAVFFNWTIDDEVSGYVSKIEQALDRPLEWQTDDLALQNIQARVRAPGIWLLTNVLNCLLITTSNRSEASVGYCTMDGDTAGSISPIADVDKDFVKKWLRWAEKELGYVALRHVNALQPTAELRPLADKQTDERDLMPYVLLNRIERLAFYNRLSPKQVLNTLIEEDPAQDPEQLKTYVKRFYSLWARNQWKRERYAPAFHLDDYNVDPRSWLRFPILSGGFHEELAAL, from the coding sequence ATGAGAATTGCCGGCGCCGCCCTCAACCAAATCCCAATCGACTGGAAACACAACCTTCGCACCATCTGTGAGGCAATCGAGCAGGCAAAAGCGGCGGGCGTTGACTTGCTGTGCCTGCCGGAGCTATGCCTGACGGGTTACGGTTGCGAGGACTTATTTCTGCACGATTGGCTTTCGGCAGAGGCGCTTGAATACTTACAGCAAATCAGAAGCTGTACGCAAGGAATTCTGGTGTGCGTAGGCTTGCCCATTCGTCTCGCTGGCCGAACCTACAATACTTCGTGCGTGCTGCGCGACGGCGAAATCCTGGGTTTCGCGGCGAAGCAATTTTTGGCCAACGATGGCGTCCACTACGAGCCGCGCTGGTTTACGTCGTGGCGCGCGGGCGAAACGGGCATTGTGAGCTGGCAAGGCCAGGAGTGGCCCATCGGAGACTTGGTATTTGAGCACAAGGGGGTTCGTTTCGGTTTTGAGATTTGCGAGGATGCGTGGCGGCCCGACAACGAGCGTCCGGCCTGCCGGCTCATGGGCCGGGTTGATTTGATTGTCAATCCGTCGGCCAGCCACTTCGCAATGAGCAAGACGGACGTGCGCTACAACCTCGTCCTCAATGCTTCACGCAATTTTCGCTGCACGTATCTCTACGCCAACCTGCTGGGCAATGAGGCCGGCCGCATGATTTATGACGGCGAGATACTGGTTGCGCGCAATGGGCATTTGCTGACGCGTAATCAGTTGTTGAGCTTTAAAGAAGTGGATGTAGAATGCGTCGACGTCGATTTTTCGACGGAGCAACCCGTAGCCGAATCCATCGTGCCGCTGCCCACACCCGACGAATACCGTGAACTCAACCAAGCCCTGAGCTTAGCTCTGTTCGATTACATGCGCAAAAGCCGCAGCCGGGGTTTTGTGCTGTCGCTCAGCGGCGGTGCCGACTCCTGCATGTGCGCCGTAGCCGTAGCCGAAATGGTGCGACTAGGAGTGGCGGAGCTAGGCGTGGAAGAATTTAAACGGCGTAGCGGCTGTTTTTCGGCCGTTGAGAAAGTTGTGGCCCAGGTGGGTGCCGGCGGCCCGGCGCCTCAGCAAGTGGAAACGGCACCTGCCACTGAGGAAGACCCAACTGACAATCTGCAGCTCGTGCGGCGGTTGCTGACCTGCGCTTATCAAGGCACTGTCAATTCTTCGGATGACACCCAGCAATCGGCAAAGGAGCTCGCTGATTCGCTTGGGGCCGTGTTCTTCAACTGGACCATCGACGACGAAGTAAGTGGCTACGTAAGCAAAATCGAGCAGGCCTTGGACCGCCCCCTAGAATGGCAGACCGATGATTTGGCTCTGCAAAATATCCAGGCGCGGGTGCGAGCTCCGGGTATCTGGTTGCTAACCAATGTGTTAAACTGTCTATTAATTACAACGTCCAACCGCTCGGAAGCTTCCGTTGGGTACTGTACCATGGACGGCGACACGGCCGGCAGCATCTCGCCCATTGCGGATGTCGACAAAGATTTTGTGAAGAAATGGCTGCGCTGGGCTGAAAAAGAGTTGGGATATGTAGCACTTCGCCACGTCAATGCGTTGCAGCCTACGGCCGAGCTGCGCCCCCTCGCCGACAAACAAACCGACGAGCGCGACCTGATGCCTTACGTGCTGCTCAACCGCATCGAGCGGCTGGCTTTTTATAATCGCCTCAGTCCCAAGCAAGTACTTAATACCCTTATTGAGGAAGACCCCGCGCAGGACCCCGAGCAGCTCAAAACCTACGTCAAGCGGTTTTATTCGCTGTGGGCACGCAATCAGTGGAAGCGCGAACGTTACGCTCCTGCCTTCCACCTCGACGACTACAACGTGGACCCGCGCTCGTGGCTCCGCTTCCCGATCCTGAGCGGGGGCTTTCACGAAGAACTCGCGGCGCTGTAG
- the rpsT gene encoding 30S ribosomal protein S20: MANHKSALKRIRSNEAKRVLNRYQAKSTRTAIKKLRASSSKTEAQELLKKVTSMLDRLAKKNIIHKNKAANNKSSLTKFVNSLAA; this comes from the coding sequence ATGGCGAATCATAAGTCGGCCCTCAAGCGCATCCGCTCCAACGAAGCCAAGCGCGTGTTGAACCGTTACCAAGCTAAATCTACCCGTACGGCTATCAAAAAGCTCCGTGCCTCTTCCAGCAAAACTGAAGCTCAGGAGCTGTTGAAGAAAGTCACGTCGATGCTTGACCGTCTGGCCAAGAAAAACATCATTCACAAGAACAAGGCAGCCAACAACAAGTCGAGCCTGACCAAGTTCGTGAACTCGCTGGCTGCCTAA
- the fabF gene encoding beta-ketoacyl-ACP synthase II, translating to MSLRRVVVTGLGALTPIGNSVAEYWDGLSRGVSGAAPIQRFDASKFKTRFACEVKGYNSEDHFERKEGRKLDLFSQFAVVAADQAVLDAGITDAIDHDRIGVIWGSGIGGLRTFQEECVAFAKGDGTPRFNPFFIPKMIADIASGHISMKYGFRGPNFVTVSACASSSNSIIDSFNYIRLGMADVMVTGGSEAAVTEAGIGGFNALKALSERNDSAETASRPFDKERDGFVLGEGAGALILEALEHAQARGAKIYAEIIGGGMSADAYHLTAPHPEGKGVILVMNNALRDAKITPEEVDYINVHGTSTPLGDIAEVKAIQHVFGEHAYNLNISSTKSMTGHLLGGAGAIEAIAAILAIQNGVIPPTINHTTDDPELDSRLNFTFNVAQKRDVNVALSNTFGFGGHNTSVLFRKFRD from the coding sequence ATGTCTCTTCGGAGAGTCGTTGTAACCGGCTTAGGTGCTCTTACCCCCATTGGCAATTCCGTCGCTGAGTATTGGGACGGGTTGTCGCGCGGCGTGAGCGGTGCGGCCCCCATCCAGCGCTTCGACGCCAGTAAGTTCAAGACCCGCTTCGCCTGCGAAGTAAAAGGGTATAACTCGGAGGACCATTTCGAGCGTAAGGAAGGCCGCAAACTGGACTTGTTTTCGCAGTTTGCTGTAGTAGCTGCCGACCAGGCGGTGCTCGATGCCGGCATTACCGACGCCATCGACCACGACCGCATTGGGGTCATCTGGGGATCGGGCATTGGTGGTCTGCGCACCTTTCAGGAAGAGTGTGTGGCCTTCGCCAAAGGCGACGGAACCCCGCGCTTCAATCCGTTCTTCATTCCAAAAATGATTGCAGACATCGCGTCGGGTCATATTTCGATGAAGTATGGCTTCCGCGGTCCCAACTTCGTGACGGTTTCGGCTTGCGCCTCGTCGTCTAACTCCATTATCGACTCCTTTAATTACATCCGCCTCGGCATGGCCGACGTGATGGTGACGGGCGGTTCGGAAGCGGCAGTGACGGAGGCAGGCATTGGTGGTTTTAACGCCCTGAAAGCGCTGTCAGAACGCAATGACTCTGCCGAAACCGCTTCCCGCCCCTTCGATAAAGAACGGGACGGCTTCGTGTTGGGAGAAGGTGCTGGTGCGCTTATTCTCGAAGCACTCGAACATGCCCAGGCACGCGGCGCCAAAATCTACGCCGAGATCATCGGTGGCGGAATGTCGGCCGACGCGTATCACCTGACCGCTCCGCACCCAGAGGGTAAAGGCGTAATTCTGGTGATGAACAACGCCTTACGGGATGCTAAAATCACCCCAGAAGAGGTTGATTACATCAACGTGCACGGCACAAGTACACCGCTGGGCGACATTGCCGAAGTAAAAGCCATTCAGCACGTGTTTGGCGAACATGCTTACAACCTCAACATCAGCTCTACCAAGAGTATGACGGGGCACTTGCTGGGCGGGGCCGGCGCTATTGAGGCCATTGCGGCCATTCTGGCTATTCAGAACGGCGTCATTCCCCCGACCATCAATCACACGACCGACGATCCCGAGCTGGATTCGCGGTTAAATTTCACGTTCAACGTGGCGCAGAAGCGCGACGTAAACGTAGCGTTGAGTAATACTTTCGGCTTCGGCGGCCATAATACGTCGGTGCTGTTTCGCAAATTCCGCGACTAA
- the rsmG gene encoding 16S rRNA (guanine(527)-N(7))-methyltransferase RsmG translates to MDILFHYFPDLTDQQRLQFQLLAQEFRGWNERLNLIARTDVDNLAERHFLHSLGIAKVVQFAPGTSVLDVGTGGGLPGLPLAILFPEVEFHLVDSIGKKIRAVQDMAHALKLHNVTAEQTRAEQLRPKYDYVVSRAVARLATFYTWIEHRYKPSVDAATGLYYLKGGDLAEEIDESGLPATVYNLSDYFTEEFFETKKVVFVPNSLAKKR, encoded by the coding sequence ATGGACATCTTGTTTCACTACTTCCCCGATCTTACCGACCAGCAGCGCCTGCAATTTCAACTGCTAGCGCAGGAATTTCGCGGCTGGAACGAGCGCCTCAACCTCATTGCCCGCACCGACGTCGACAACTTGGCCGAGCGCCATTTTTTGCATTCGCTGGGCATTGCCAAAGTGGTACAGTTTGCGCCGGGTACTTCGGTGCTCGATGTAGGCACGGGGGGCGGACTGCCAGGCTTGCCGTTGGCCATATTATTCCCGGAAGTCGAGTTTCATTTGGTCGACAGCATCGGCAAGAAAATCAGGGCGGTGCAGGACATGGCGCATGCGCTGAAGCTGCACAACGTGACCGCCGAGCAAACCCGCGCCGAGCAATTGCGGCCCAAATACGATTATGTAGTGAGCCGCGCCGTTGCGCGCTTGGCTACGTTTTACACCTGGATCGAGCACCGCTATAAGCCCAGCGTCGATGCGGCTACAGGCCTGTATTATTTGAAAGGCGGCGATCTGGCAGAAGAAATTGACGAGTCGGGCTTGCCGGCTACGGTTTACAACCTGAGCGATTATTTCACGGAGGAGTTCTTCGAAACGAAAAAAGTCGTGTTTGTGCCGAATAGCTTAGCCAAGAAACGATAA
- a CDS encoding YheT family hydrolase: MPLVTHSRYQPPFYLFNGHVQTIVPSILRSVPDVSYQRERVETEDGDFLDLDWSRLPNQHTDTLAIVSHGLEGDAGRPYVRGMVRALNRAGFDALAWNYRSCSGEMNRLLRTYHLGDTEDLDFVVRYALGKARYRRVYLTGFSAGGNVTLKYLGENPDKVPRQVERAAVFSVPTDLKSSSHYISRFQNRIYLNRFLKSLREKMRQKAELLPGQINLADIDQLQDFPQFDDRFTAPMHGFKSAEEYYEYSSSGRYLSGIRIPTLLVNAVNDPFLPPSCFPREVAEKSNYVFLETPQEGGHVGFAEGSPDGEYYSERRAIEFLTAQIPA; the protein is encoded by the coding sequence ATGCCGCTCGTCACTCACTCCCGCTATCAACCGCCGTTTTATTTATTCAACGGCCACGTACAAACTATTGTCCCGAGCATTCTGCGCTCCGTACCGGACGTTAGCTACCAGCGCGAACGGGTAGAAACCGAAGATGGGGATTTCCTGGATTTAGACTGGTCAAGACTCCCTAACCAACACACTGATACCTTGGCGATTGTATCACACGGTTTGGAAGGTGATGCCGGCCGGCCGTATGTACGCGGTATGGTGCGCGCGCTGAATCGGGCTGGCTTCGATGCCTTGGCTTGGAACTACCGCAGCTGCAGCGGCGAAATGAACCGCTTGTTGCGCACCTATCACCTCGGCGACACCGAAGACCTTGACTTTGTAGTACGTTATGCCTTGGGCAAAGCGCGCTATCGGCGGGTATACCTCACTGGGTTTAGCGCCGGAGGCAACGTGACGCTCAAGTACTTAGGTGAAAACCCCGATAAAGTCCCGCGTCAAGTCGAACGTGCTGCTGTGTTTTCGGTGCCTACCGATCTGAAGTCGAGTTCGCATTATATCTCGCGCTTCCAAAATCGGATTTACCTCAACCGATTTTTGAAATCGCTACGGGAAAAAATGCGGCAGAAAGCCGAGCTGCTGCCCGGCCAGATCAATTTGGCCGACATCGATCAGCTGCAGGACTTTCCGCAGTTCGACGACCGCTTTACGGCTCCTATGCACGGCTTTAAGTCAGCCGAAGAATACTACGAGTATTCCAGTTCGGGCCGGTATTTGAGCGGGATTCGCATCCCTACGCTTCTGGTAAACGCAGTCAATGATCCCTTCCTGCCGCCCTCTTGCTTTCCGCGCGAGGTGGCCGAGAAAAGCAACTATGTTTTCCTCGAAACGCCGCAGGAAGGCGGCCACGTCGGTTTTGCCGAAGGCTCGCCCGATGGCGAATATTACTCGGAGCGCAGAGCTATCGAGTTTCTTACGGCCCAAATCCCGGCTTAA
- a CDS encoding IPExxxVDY family protein, with product MKMLTLDVEYECDFDLFGVVSSSREHKLAWTLNHALRLRLVKQQDLIYDLLARGRLVISNYLHTTEAITLRLLRNRSLDPSILKKPFLAPDIKEYDYLIQVSNGTGALASDEILDRLTRLPEVQYACQFDPNSLKFKENLLF from the coding sequence ATGAAAATGCTGACGCTGGACGTTGAGTACGAGTGCGACTTCGATCTTTTCGGCGTGGTTTCATCGAGCCGGGAACACAAGCTAGCCTGGACGCTAAACCACGCGCTGCGCTTGCGACTGGTCAAACAACAAGATCTGATCTACGATTTGCTGGCCCGCGGCCGGCTCGTGATCAGCAACTATTTGCACACCACCGAAGCCATCACGCTGCGCTTGTTGCGTAACCGCTCGCTCGATCCGTCGATCTTGAAAAAGCCGTTTTTGGCTCCCGACATCAAGGAATATGATTACCTAATTCAGGTCAGCAACGGCACCGGGGCGCTGGCATCCGACGAAATATTGGATCGGCTGACTCGCCTGCCAGAGGTACAATACGCGTGTCAGTTCGACCCCAACTCCTTGAAATTCAAAGAAAATCTGCTCTTTTGA
- a CDS encoding MFS transporter: protein MKYLTRTIWLLSLVSLFTDLASEMLYPVMPLYLKSIGFSVVLIGILEGVAEATAGLSKGYFGQWSDRIGRRLPFVQWGYGLSALSKPMMAVLQLPWWVFLARTTDRLGKGLRTGARDALLSDETTPAFKGRVFGFHRAMDTLGAVLGPTVALFWLAARPTDYHNLFLLAFLPGVAAIFITLLVRERSRAPSGKPIQPFWASFSYWRRAPISYRRVASALLLFALFNSSDAFLLLLAKQRGLSDATVIGLYIFYNLVYAAAAFPAGHLSDRLGPRRTLATGLVLFALVYAGATLAKDPLFFGFLFGLYGLYGAASEGVSKAWLSNLCASTDTGAALGTYAGLSSLAALGASTLAGFIWFWGGPALTFALSGGIALLVALYLGLAQTEHSKA, encoded by the coding sequence ATGAAGTACCTAACCCGAACCATCTGGCTGTTGTCGTTGGTGAGTTTATTCACTGATTTGGCCAGCGAGATGCTCTATCCGGTGATGCCTTTGTACCTAAAAAGCATCGGGTTTTCGGTGGTGCTAATCGGAATTCTGGAAGGCGTAGCGGAAGCAACGGCCGGCCTGAGCAAAGGCTACTTCGGGCAATGGTCGGATCGCATAGGGCGGCGTTTGCCTTTTGTACAATGGGGTTACGGGCTCAGCGCACTGTCTAAGCCCATGATGGCGGTACTTCAGTTGCCGTGGTGGGTATTTCTGGCGCGTACCACCGATCGGTTAGGCAAAGGCCTTCGGACGGGCGCACGAGACGCGCTACTCTCCGATGAGACCACGCCCGCCTTCAAAGGGCGTGTGTTCGGATTCCACCGGGCTATGGATACGCTGGGCGCGGTGTTAGGACCCACTGTGGCCTTGTTCTGGCTGGCAGCACGCCCCACCGATTACCACAACCTCTTTCTCTTGGCTTTTCTGCCCGGCGTGGCGGCCATATTCATCACGCTGCTGGTCAGGGAAAGGTCACGCGCTCCTTCTGGCAAGCCCATCCAGCCGTTTTGGGCATCCTTTAGCTACTGGCGGCGAGCTCCGATAAGTTACCGTAGGGTCGCCAGTGCCTTGTTACTGTTCGCCTTATTCAACAGTTCCGACGCCTTTCTGTTGCTGTTGGCTAAGCAGAGGGGGCTTTCGGATGCCACGGTTATTGGGCTGTATATTTTCTACAATCTCGTCTACGCTGCCGCGGCTTTTCCGGCCGGTCACCTCTCCGATCGGTTGGGGCCGCGCCGTACCCTAGCCACAGGCTTGGTGCTGTTTGCACTGGTATACGCCGGGGCCACATTGGCCAAAGACCCGCTGTTTTTTGGGTTTCTATTTGGGCTGTATGGCCTGTATGGTGCTGCCTCCGAAGGGGTTAGCAAGGCATGGCTTAGCAACCTTTGTGCCTCTACCGACACCGGAGCAGCCCTCGGCACTTATGCTGGGTTGAGCAGCTTAGCGGCCTTGGGAGCCAGCACGCTGGCTGGGTTTATCTGGTTTTGGGGTGGGCCGGCGCTTACCTTTGCGCTTTCTGGCGGAATCGCTTTGCTAGTGGCTCTTTATTTGGGTTTGGCCCAAACCGAACACTCAAAAGCTTAG
- a CDS encoding acyl carrier protein — protein sequence MSEIAEKVKAIIIDKLGVEASEVTPEASFTNDLGADSLDTVELIMEFEKEFNVSIPDDQAENIATVGQAISYLEEHAK from the coding sequence ATGTCTGAAATTGCAGAAAAAGTAAAGGCCATTATCATCGATAAATTGGGTGTAGAAGCTTCGGAGGTCACTCCAGAGGCTAGCTTCACAAACGATCTGGGCGCTGACTCGCTGGATACTGTCGAGCTGATTATGGAGTTCGAAAAAGAATTCAACGTGTCTATTCCCGATGATCAAGCTGAAAACATCGCGACCGTAGGTCAAGCGATCAGCTATCTCGAAGAGCACGCCAAGTAA